One Streptomyces sp. RPA4-2 genomic window carries:
- a CDS encoding PQQ-dependent sugar dehydrogenase, whose translation MHPNDRNKSRTSHLGRPRLRGALALLSGALLAAASLTLTAPAAGAAVAGPGEAAAEDFQQVTLAKGEPEVGEPMSLAVLPDRSVLHTSRDGELRLTDAAGNTRLAGKLDVYTHDEEGLQGVGVDPGFASNRFVYLYYAPPLNTPAGDAPETGTAADFTPFDGVNRLSRFVLKTDGTLDNASEKQILDVKTSRGICCHVGGDIDFDAAGNLYLSTGDDSNPFQSDGFTPIDERADRNPAFDAQRSAGNTNDLRGKILRIKVNADGTYSIPDGNLFAPGTDKARPEIYAMGFRNPFRFSVDKQTGVVYVGDYGPDAGAADPARGPGGQVEFARVTAAGNFGWPYCTGRNDAYVDYDFATRTSGAAFDCAAPKNTSPHNTGLTDLPPAQPAWIPYDGASVPEFGDGSESPMGGPVYHYDASLDSPVKFPQAYDGNFFAGEFGRRWIKRIDADTDGTVRSVNSVPWTGTQVMDMAFGPDGALYVLDYGTAWFGGDENSGLYRIENATDGHSPVAQAAADRTSGQASLKVRFSSAGSTDADGDALTYSWDFGDGGTSTAADPSHKYKRNGTYTATVTAKDSTGRTGGASVQIVVGNTAPKVTVELPGDGQLFSFGDPVPFKVRVTDPEDGRAIDCAKVKVTFVLGHDSHGHPLTSANGCSGTLQTSADGGHDEDANIFGVLDAEYTDGGGGGQAALTTHDRNVLQPRHRQAEHHGDASGITVQSKATAHGGKTVGDIDDGDWISFTPYVLADAKKITARVSSAGAGGTLEVRAGSPTGRVLGRATVPVTGGWDTFQDVSADISRAPRGTTTLYLVFRGGAGALYDVDDFTFTTG comes from the coding sequence GTGCACCCGAACGACCGGAACAAGAGCCGCACAAGTCACTTAGGACGCCCGAGGCTCCGCGGGGCACTCGCCCTGCTGAGCGGCGCGCTGCTGGCAGCCGCGTCCCTCACCCTCACCGCCCCCGCGGCCGGCGCAGCCGTCGCCGGTCCGGGCGAGGCGGCCGCCGAGGACTTCCAGCAGGTCACCCTCGCCAAGGGCGAACCGGAGGTCGGCGAGCCCATGTCGCTCGCCGTGCTCCCCGACCGCTCGGTCCTGCACACCTCGCGCGACGGCGAACTCCGCCTCACCGACGCCGCGGGCAACACCAGACTCGCCGGCAAGCTCGACGTCTACACCCACGACGAGGAGGGCCTCCAGGGCGTCGGCGTCGACCCCGGCTTCGCGTCCAACCGGTTCGTCTACCTCTACTACGCGCCACCGCTGAATACCCCGGCGGGCGACGCCCCCGAGACCGGGACGGCCGCCGACTTCACCCCGTTCGACGGGGTCAACCGGCTCTCCCGCTTCGTCCTGAAGACCGACGGCACGCTCGACAACGCCAGCGAGAAGCAGATCCTCGACGTCAAGACCTCCCGGGGCATCTGCTGCCACGTCGGCGGCGACATCGACTTCGACGCGGCGGGGAACCTCTACCTCTCCACCGGCGACGACTCCAACCCCTTCCAGTCCGACGGCTTCACACCCATCGACGAGCGCGCCGACCGCAACCCGGCGTTCGACGCCCAGCGTTCGGCCGGTAACACCAACGACCTGCGCGGCAAGATCCTGCGCATCAAGGTGAACGCCGACGGCACGTACTCCATCCCCGACGGCAACCTCTTCGCACCCGGTACGGACAAGGCCCGCCCCGAGATCTACGCGATGGGCTTCCGCAACCCGTTCCGCTTCAGCGTCGACAAGCAGACCGGCGTCGTCTACGTCGGTGACTACGGCCCGGACGCGGGCGCGGCCGATCCGGCGCGCGGCCCCGGCGGCCAGGTCGAGTTCGCCCGTGTCACCGCCGCCGGCAACTTCGGCTGGCCGTACTGCACCGGCAGGAACGACGCCTACGTGGACTACGACTTCGCGACCAGGACCTCCGGCGCGGCCTTCGACTGCGCCGCCCCCAAGAACACCTCCCCCCACAACACCGGTCTCACCGATCTGCCCCCGGCCCAGCCCGCCTGGATCCCGTACGACGGCGCGTCCGTCCCGGAGTTCGGCGACGGCTCCGAGTCCCCGATGGGCGGCCCGGTCTACCACTACGACGCCTCGCTCGACTCGCCGGTGAAGTTCCCGCAGGCCTACGACGGGAACTTCTTCGCCGGAGAGTTCGGCCGCCGCTGGATCAAGCGGATCGACGCCGACACCGACGGCACCGTGCGGTCCGTCAACTCGGTCCCGTGGACGGGCACCCAGGTGATGGACATGGCGTTCGGCCCGGACGGAGCGCTCTACGTCCTCGACTACGGCACCGCCTGGTTCGGCGGCGATGAGAACTCCGGCCTCTACCGCATCGAGAACGCCACCGATGGCCACTCGCCCGTCGCCCAGGCCGCGGCGGACCGCACCTCGGGGCAGGCGTCGCTCAAGGTCCGCTTCTCCTCGGCCGGTTCGACCGACGCGGACGGCGACGCCCTCACCTACAGCTGGGACTTCGGCGACGGCGGCACATCGACGGCGGCCGACCCGTCGCACAAGTACAAGAGGAACGGGACCTACACCGCGACGGTGACCGCCAAGGACAGCACCGGGCGCACCGGCGGCGCCAGCGTGCAGATCGTGGTCGGCAACACCGCGCCCAAAGTGACCGTCGAACTGCCCGGTGACGGGCAGCTGTTCAGCTTCGGTGACCCCGTGCCGTTCAAGGTGAGGGTCACCGACCCGGAGGACGGCCGGGCGATCGACTGCGCCAAGGTGAAGGTCACCTTCGTCCTCGGCCACGACAGCCACGGCCACCCGCTCACCTCGGCGAACGGCTGCTCCGGCACCCTGCAGACCAGCGCCGACGGCGGCCACGACGAGGACGCCAACATCTTCGGGGTCCTCGACGCCGAGTACACCGACGGCGGAGGCGGCGGCCAGGCCGCGCTGACCACCCACGACCGCAATGTGCTCCAGCCCAGGCACCGCCAGGCCGAACACCACGGCGACGCCTCCGGCATCACCGTTCAGTCGAAGGCCACCGCACACGGCGGGAAGACCGTCGGCGACATCGACGACGGCGACTGGATCTCCTTCACCCCGTACGTCCTGGCCGACGCCAAGAAGATCACGGCTCGCGTCTCGTCGGCCGGCGCGGGCGGCACCCTCGAGGTCCGCGCGGGCTCCCCGACCGGCCGCGTGCTGGGCAGGGCGACGGTGCCGGTGACCGGCGGCTGGGACACCTTCCAGGACGTCAGTGCGGACATCTCACGTGCTCCGCGCGGCACCACGACGCTCTACCTCGTCTTCAGGGGAGGCGCGGGCGCGCTCTACGACGTGGACGACTTCACCTTCACCACGGGCTGA
- a CDS encoding ThuA domain-containing protein, translating to MRTTARILTTGAAAALLLGCVAGPAASKGAAGPGGSRVLVFSKTAGFRHDAIPEGIAAVRELGTEGGFTVDATEDAGAFTARNLARYDAVVFLSTTGDVLDDTQQGAFERYIERGGGYAGVHAAADTEYDWAFYGGLVGAYFQSHPAIQPATVDVEDTGHPATSGLPGTWERTDEWYNYRSDPRERVHVLASLDESTYSGGTMSGDHPIAWCQEYRGGRAFYTGGGHTKESYADPAFRRHLLGGIRYATGAARADCRPENGYRPLFDGTAASLTDWRQAGPGAFSLSPDGTLTSSGGLGMLWYAGAAFGSYSLKLDWKAAGDDNSGVFVGFPASDDPWSAVDHGHEVQIDATDTPDRTTGAVYGFQSADLRKRDRALNPPGEWNTYEIRVEGEHLRVRLNGVRINDFTNTDPARSLRDGHIGIQNHGADDQVSFRNVRIKELPAKSVANTAPPGD from the coding sequence ATGCGCACAACGGCACGAATACTGACCACGGGTGCCGCTGCCGCCCTGCTCCTCGGATGTGTGGCGGGACCGGCCGCGTCGAAGGGCGCGGCCGGTCCCGGCGGGAGCCGGGTGCTGGTGTTCTCGAAGACAGCGGGCTTCAGACACGACGCGATTCCCGAAGGGATCGCGGCCGTACGGGAGTTGGGGACCGAGGGCGGTTTCACGGTCGACGCCACCGAGGACGCGGGCGCCTTCACCGCACGCAACCTCGCGCGGTACGACGCCGTGGTGTTCCTCTCGACCACCGGTGACGTCCTCGACGACACCCAACAGGGCGCGTTCGAGCGGTACATCGAGCGGGGAGGTGGTTACGCGGGCGTCCACGCGGCCGCCGACACCGAGTACGACTGGGCCTTCTACGGCGGTCTCGTGGGCGCCTACTTCCAGTCGCATCCCGCGATCCAGCCCGCGACGGTCGACGTCGAGGACACCGGACACCCGGCGACCTCGGGACTTCCGGGAACCTGGGAGCGTACGGACGAGTGGTACAACTACCGCTCCGATCCCCGGGAACGGGTGCACGTCCTGGCCTCCCTCGACGAGTCCACGTACTCCGGCGGCACGATGAGCGGCGACCATCCGATCGCCTGGTGCCAGGAGTACCGGGGCGGCCGCGCCTTCTACACCGGGGGCGGTCACACCAAGGAGTCCTACGCGGACCCGGCCTTCCGCCGGCACCTGCTGGGCGGCATCCGGTACGCGACGGGGGCCGCCCGGGCCGATTGCCGCCCCGAGAACGGCTACCGGCCGCTCTTCGACGGCACCGCCGCCTCGCTGACCGACTGGCGACAGGCGGGACCGGGCGCGTTCTCACTGTCACCGGACGGCACACTCACGTCGTCCGGCGGCCTGGGAATGCTCTGGTACGCAGGGGCCGCGTTCGGCTCCTACTCGCTGAAGCTGGACTGGAAGGCGGCCGGGGACGACAACTCCGGCGTCTTCGTGGGCTTCCCCGCCTCCGACGACCCCTGGTCGGCCGTCGACCACGGCCATGAGGTCCAGATCGACGCGACCGACACCCCCGACCGCACCACGGGGGCCGTGTACGGATTCCAGTCCGCCGACCTCAGGAAGCGCGACCGCGCGCTGAATCCGCCGGGGGAGTGGAACACGTACGAGATCCGGGTGGAGGGCGAACACCTCCGCGTCCGGCTCAACGGTGTGCGGATCAACGATTTCACCAACACCGATCCGGCACGGAGCCTGCGCGACGGGCACATCGGCATCCAGAACCACGGAGCCGACGACCAGGTGTCCTTCCGCAACGTACGGATCAAGGAACTGCCCGCGAAGTCCGTGGCAAACACGGCGCCTCCGGGCGACTGA
- a CDS encoding inositol-3-phosphate synthase, giving the protein MSASSSEPRVGVWLIGARGSVATTVVAGCAAVTAGLHPPTGMVTETPLFAGCGLPPLSSLVFGGHDTVDCPLPKRAEALVAGGVLPHGLPAAVAAELEAADREIRPGGPVPGGTQDTAELVDGFAADLRDFLRRRGLTRAVVVNVASTEPAPTEPAPTGTTLPPSSLYAAAALKAGCPYVNFTPSTGLHHPALAPAARTGGLPYAGRDGKTGQTLLRSVLGPMFAQRALEVRAWSGTNLLGGGDGASLADPAAAAAKNAGKERVLADTLGTAPQGEVHIDDVPALGDWKTAWDHIAFDGFLGTRMILQTTWQGCDSALAAPLVLDLARLVSRAHEAGLSGPLDGLGFYFKDPLGEGPAALGEQYAELARFAVRLRTPRPERPEPHPERRAQQPGRRNPQPGRPSHGSREER; this is encoded by the coding sequence ATGTCCGCGTCCTCTTCCGAACCCCGGGTGGGTGTGTGGCTGATCGGAGCGCGCGGTTCCGTCGCCACCACCGTCGTCGCGGGCTGCGCGGCCGTCACCGCCGGCCTGCACCCTCCGACCGGCATGGTCACCGAGACACCCCTCTTCGCCGGGTGCGGCCTGCCTCCGCTGTCCTCGCTCGTCTTCGGCGGCCACGACACCGTGGACTGCCCGCTGCCCAAGCGCGCGGAGGCCCTCGTGGCGGGGGGCGTCCTCCCGCACGGCCTGCCGGCGGCGGTCGCGGCCGAACTGGAGGCCGCCGACCGGGAGATCCGGCCGGGCGGCCCGGTCCCCGGCGGCACCCAGGACACCGCGGAGCTGGTCGACGGCTTCGCCGCCGACCTGCGGGACTTCTTACGGCGACGGGGCCTGACCCGGGCGGTCGTGGTGAACGTGGCCTCCACCGAGCCCGCTCCCACCGAGCCCGCTCCCACCGGCACCACGCTGCCCCCGAGCTCCCTGTACGCGGCGGCGGCCCTCAAGGCCGGCTGCCCGTACGTGAACTTCACCCCGTCGACCGGCCTCCACCACCCCGCGCTGGCCCCGGCGGCACGGACCGGCGGCCTGCCGTACGCCGGCCGGGACGGCAAGACGGGCCAGACCCTCCTGCGGTCGGTGCTCGGCCCGATGTTCGCGCAACGCGCGCTGGAGGTCCGCGCCTGGTCGGGCACCAACCTGCTCGGCGGCGGTGACGGGGCCTCCCTCGCCGACCCCGCCGCCGCGGCCGCCAAGAACGCCGGCAAGGAACGGGTGCTCGCGGACACGCTGGGCACGGCCCCGCAGGGCGAGGTGCACATCGACGACGTGCCGGCGCTCGGCGACTGGAAGACCGCCTGGGACCACATCGCCTTCGACGGCTTCCTCGGTACCCGGATGATCCTCCAGACCACCTGGCAGGGCTGCGACTCCGCACTGGCGGCGCCCCTCGTCCTCGACCTCGCACGCCTGGTGTCCCGCGCCCACGAGGCGGGCCTGTCGGGGCCGCTCGACGGCCTCGGCTTCTACTTCAAGGACCCGCTGGGCGAGGGGCCCGCGGCGCTCGGCGAACAGTACGCCGAGCTCGCGCGGTTCGCGGTCCGGCTCCGGACACCACGTCCGGAACGCCCGGAGCCGCACCCCGAACGCCGCGCCCAGCAGCCGGGACGACGGAACCCGCAGCCCGGACGGCCGTCGCACGGGTCCCGGGAGGAGCGGTGA
- a CDS encoding SCO3242 family prenyltransferase: MPRGAGPRLLAWAELLRLPALFTVPGDALAGAAAAGRRPGPRTLLAVGCSLCLYEAGMALNDWADRAEDAAERPHRPLPSGRVRPTAALAAAGTLTAAGLALAVRAGRGALAVAVPLAATVWAYDLVLKRTFAGPAAMAAARGLDLLLGAAATGGGVRPALPSAAALAVHTLAVTAVSRGETRGGSPVVPLAALAATGSLSWALTRGPTSARAPRSAAHVLRAAFTAAYAATSARPLLHAALNPSPPLTQRAVGGGIRAMIPLQAALAARSGALTSALLTAALAPAARRFAKKVSVT, encoded by the coding sequence GTGCCGCGTGGTGCCGGTCCGCGGCTGCTCGCCTGGGCCGAACTGCTCCGGCTGCCCGCCCTGTTCACCGTCCCCGGCGACGCCCTCGCCGGAGCCGCTGCCGCCGGTCGCCGCCCCGGACCGCGCACGCTGCTCGCCGTCGGCTGCTCGCTGTGCCTGTACGAGGCGGGCATGGCCCTCAACGACTGGGCCGACCGGGCCGAGGACGCCGCCGAGCGCCCGCACCGCCCGCTGCCGTCCGGCCGTGTCCGGCCGACCGCGGCCCTCGCGGCGGCGGGCACCCTGACCGCGGCCGGTCTGGCCCTCGCCGTCCGCGCGGGCCGTGGCGCCCTCGCCGTCGCGGTACCCCTCGCGGCCACCGTGTGGGCGTACGACCTCGTGCTCAAGCGAACTTTCGCGGGGCCGGCGGCGATGGCCGCCGCCCGGGGTCTTGACCTGCTCCTCGGCGCGGCGGCGACGGGCGGCGGCGTCCGACCCGCCCTGCCCTCCGCCGCCGCGCTGGCCGTCCACACCCTGGCGGTGACCGCGGTCTCCCGAGGCGAGACCCGGGGCGGATCACCGGTCGTACCGCTGGCCGCGCTCGCCGCGACGGGTTCGCTGTCCTGGGCGTTGACGCGCGGACCTACCTCCGCCCGCGCTCCTCGGAGCGCCGCGCACGTCCTGCGCGCGGCCTTCACGGCCGCCTACGCCGCCACCTCCGCCCGCCCCCTCCTGCACGCCGCTCTCAACCCCTCGCCCCCGCTCACCCAACGAGCCGTCGGCGGCGGCATCCGCGCCATGATCCCGCTCCAGGCCGCCCTCGCGGCCCGCTCGGGCGCCCTCACCTCCGCGCTCCTCACCGCCGCACTGGCCCCCGCGGCCCGCAGGTTCGCGAAGAAGGTGAGCGTCACATGA
- a CDS encoding sugar phosphate isomerase/epimerase, whose product MSPAPRSANSSPCSASPAPGPGGPASGPGGPAPGSGDPAPRPADPAPHPTTPSPLRFGYGTNGLADLRLDDALALLADLGYDGVGLTLDHMHLDPMAPDLAARTRRLARRLDALGLGVTVETGARYVLDPRRKHGPSLLDPDPADRARRAGLLHRAVRTAADLGAHAVHCFSGVPPAGTDEDTAWKRLAEALAPVLDAATRAGVPLAVEPEPGHLLATLDDFHRLRHILGDPPALGLTLDIGHCQCLEPLSPADCVRAAAPWLRHVQIEDMRRGVHEHLPLGDGEIDFPPVLEALAATGYQALTVVELPRHSHAGPHFAEESLPFLHRAARAIPDSAEGSTP is encoded by the coding sequence ATGAGCCCCGCGCCGCGCTCCGCGAACTCCTCGCCGTGCTCCGCGAGCCCCGCACCCGGTCCTGGGGGTCCCGCATCCGGTCCTGGGGGTCCCGCACCCGGCTCTGGGGACCCCGCACCCCGTCCCGCGGACCCCGCGCCGCACCCCACGACCCCCAGCCCCCTGCGCTTCGGCTACGGCACCAACGGGCTGGCCGACCTCCGCCTCGACGACGCCCTCGCCCTGCTCGCGGACCTCGGCTACGACGGCGTCGGTTTGACGCTCGATCACATGCACCTCGACCCGATGGCCCCGGATCTCGCCGCCCGGACCCGGCGGTTGGCCCGCAGGCTGGACGCTCTCGGTCTCGGCGTCACCGTGGAGACCGGTGCCCGCTACGTCCTCGACCCGCGCCGCAAGCACGGACCGTCCCTCCTCGACCCGGACCCGGCGGACCGGGCGCGCCGCGCCGGCCTGCTGCACCGCGCCGTGCGGACCGCCGCCGACCTCGGCGCGCACGCCGTGCACTGCTTCAGCGGCGTACCCCCGGCCGGTACCGACGAGGACACCGCCTGGAAGCGGCTCGCCGAGGCACTGGCGCCGGTGCTGGACGCGGCCACCCGCGCCGGCGTCCCGCTCGCCGTCGAACCCGAACCCGGCCATCTGCTCGCCACCCTCGACGACTTCCACCGCCTGCGCCACATCCTCGGCGACCCGCCGGCCCTCGGCCTCACCCTCGACATCGGTCACTGCCAGTGCCTGGAACCCCTTTCCCCCGCCGACTGCGTACGTGCCGCCGCGCCCTGGCTGCGGCACGTCCAGATCGAGGACATGCGCCGCGGCGTCCACGAACACCTCCCGCTCGGGGACGGGGAGATCGACTTCCCGCCCGTCCTCGAAGCCCTGGCCGCCACCGGCTACCAAGCACTGACCGTCGTCGAACTGCCCCGCCACTCCCACGCGGGCCCCCACTTCGCCGAAGAGTCCCTCCCGTTCCTCCACCGCGCGGCCCGGGCGATCCCCGACAGCGCCGAAGGGAGCACCCCGTGA
- a CDS encoding EboA domain-containing protein, with protein MNHHPRALHGGTPPTAAPPPAAPPTTATTATTAPALASLRARLDSRLDAPARAWLDRALTEAADHPGTHGPISVWELRIAEAGKRCGHENADGARVLLLHAARADPQALARVYRQGTAAERRAVLHALPHLVPGPDALPLVEDALRTNDTRLVAAALGPYAARHLDAHNWRHAVLKCLFTGVPVDAVAGLAERARADAELARMLGDHAEERTAAGRPVPEDLRRVLALTEPADTPTGTHGRSGKES; from the coding sequence GTGAACCACCACCCGCGCGCACTCCACGGCGGCACCCCGCCCACCGCCGCTCCACCTCCTGCCGCTCCACCCACCACCGCCACCACCGCCACCACCGCACCCGCCCTCGCGTCCCTGCGGGCCCGGCTCGACTCCCGCCTCGACGCCCCCGCCCGAGCCTGGCTCGACCGAGCTCTCACCGAAGCCGCCGACCATCCCGGGACCCACGGGCCGATCTCCGTCTGGGAGCTGCGGATCGCGGAGGCAGGTAAGCGCTGCGGCCACGAGAACGCCGACGGCGCCCGCGTCCTCCTCCTGCACGCCGCCCGCGCCGACCCCCAGGCGCTCGCCCGCGTCTACCGCCAGGGCACCGCCGCCGAACGCCGCGCCGTCCTGCACGCCCTGCCCCACCTCGTGCCAGGCCCCGACGCGCTGCCCCTCGTCGAGGACGCACTGCGCACCAACGACACCCGGCTCGTCGCCGCCGCCCTCGGCCCGTACGCGGCCCGCCACCTGGACGCCCACAACTGGCGGCACGCCGTCCTCAAGTGCCTTTTCACCGGTGTCCCCGTCGACGCCGTGGCAGGCCTCGCCGAGCGCGCCCGCGCGGACGCCGAACTCGCCCGGATGCTCGGCGACCACGCCGAGGAACGCACCGCCGCGGGCCGTCCCGTCCCCGAGGACCTCCGGCGCGTACTGGCGCTGACCGAGCCCGCCGACACCCCCACCGGCACCCACGGCCGATCCGGCAAGGAGTCCTGA
- a CDS encoding TatD family hydrolase, which yields MRIFDPHIHMTSRTTDDYEAMRAAGVRAVVEPAFWLGQPRTSAASFLDYFDSLLGWEPFRAAQYGIAHHCALALNPKEANDPRCVPVLDELPRYLVKDQVVAVGEIGYDSMTPAEDTALTTQLQLAADHGLPALVHTPHRDKLTGLRRTLDAVRESALPPDRVLVDHLNETTVKEAKDSGCWLGFSVYPDTKMDEERMVAILRAYGPERVLVNSAADWGRSDPLKTRLVGDALLAAGFTDDDVDRVLWRNPVAFYGLSGRLCLDLPGTGATHEGNSVLRGGE from the coding sequence ATGCGCATCTTCGACCCCCACATCCACATGACGTCACGGACCACCGACGACTACGAGGCCATGCGCGCCGCGGGCGTCCGCGCCGTCGTCGAGCCCGCCTTCTGGCTCGGCCAGCCACGCACCTCGGCCGCCTCCTTCCTCGACTACTTCGACTCACTGCTCGGCTGGGAGCCCTTCCGCGCCGCCCAGTACGGCATCGCCCACCACTGCGCACTCGCCCTCAACCCCAAGGAGGCCAACGACCCCCGCTGCGTCCCCGTCCTGGACGAACTGCCCCGGTACCTCGTCAAGGACCAGGTCGTGGCCGTGGGCGAGATCGGCTACGACTCCATGACCCCCGCCGAGGACACCGCCCTGACCACCCAGCTCCAGCTCGCCGCCGACCACGGGCTGCCCGCGCTGGTGCACACCCCCCACCGCGACAAGCTCACCGGCCTGCGCCGCACCTTGGACGCCGTCCGGGAGTCCGCACTGCCCCCGGACCGTGTCCTGGTCGACCACCTCAACGAGACGACCGTCAAGGAAGCCAAGGACAGCGGCTGCTGGCTGGGCTTCTCCGTCTATCCCGACACCAAGATGGACGAGGAGCGCATGGTCGCGATCCTGCGCGCCTACGGTCCGGAGAGAGTTCTCGTCAACTCGGCCGCGGACTGGGGGAGGAGCGACCCCCTCAAGACCCGTCTCGTGGGCGACGCCCTGCTGGCCGCCGGGTTCACCGACGACGACGTCGACCGGGTGCTGTGGCGCAACCCCGTCGCCTTCTACGGACTCAGCGGACGCCTCTGCCTCGACCTGCCCGGCACCGGCGCGACCCACGAGGGCAACTCCGTCCTGCGTGGCGGGGAGTGA
- the eboE gene encoding metabolite traffic protein EboE, whose amino-acid sequence MRFRHPDGSTVHLAYCTNVHPAETLDGVLAQLRDHCEPVRRRLGRDRLGIGLWLAKDAAHALVTDPSALRALRTELDRRGLEVVTLNGFPYEGFGAEEVKYRVYRPDWADPERLAHTTALARVLAQLLPDDITEGSVSTLPLAWRTAYDDDRAARARAALTTLAERLDALHELTGRSLRVGLEPEPGCTVETTADALAPLTAIGHDRIGICVDTCHLATSFEDPHTALDALTEARVPIVKSQLSAALHAEHPRLPEVRAALAAFDEPRFLHQTRTTTATGLRGTDDLGEALTGDALPDTTPWRAHFHVPLHAPPAAPLTSTLPVLKAALTRLVGGTHPLTRHLEVETYTWQALPPELRPRTRAQLVDGIAAELTLARDLLTDLGLKELP is encoded by the coding sequence ATGCGCTTCCGCCATCCCGACGGCTCCACCGTCCACCTCGCCTACTGCACCAACGTCCACCCCGCCGAAACCCTCGACGGCGTCCTCGCCCAGCTCCGCGACCACTGCGAACCCGTCCGCCGGCGCCTCGGCCGCGACCGCCTCGGCATCGGCCTGTGGCTCGCCAAGGACGCCGCCCACGCCCTGGTCACCGACCCCTCCGCGCTGCGCGCCCTGCGCACCGAACTCGACCGCCGCGGCCTCGAGGTCGTCACCCTCAACGGCTTCCCCTACGAGGGCTTCGGCGCCGAAGAGGTCAAGTACCGCGTCTACCGGCCCGACTGGGCCGACCCGGAACGCCTCGCCCACACCACCGCCCTCGCCCGTGTCCTCGCCCAGCTCCTCCCCGACGACATCACCGAAGGCAGCGTCTCCACCCTGCCGCTGGCCTGGCGCACCGCGTACGACGACGACCGCGCGGCGAGGGCCCGGGCCGCGCTGACCACCCTCGCGGAACGCCTCGACGCCCTCCACGAACTCACCGGACGCTCGCTGCGCGTCGGCCTGGAACCCGAACCGGGCTGCACCGTCGAGACCACCGCCGACGCGCTCGCCCCGCTCACCGCCATCGGCCACGACCGCATCGGCATCTGCGTGGACACGTGCCACCTCGCCACCTCCTTCGAGGACCCGCACACCGCCCTGGACGCCCTCACCGAGGCCCGCGTCCCCATCGTCAAGTCCCAGCTCTCCGCGGCCCTGCACGCCGAACACCCCCGTCTCCCCGAAGTCCGTGCGGCCCTCGCCGCCTTCGACGAACCCCGCTTCCTGCACCAGACCCGCACCACCACCGCCACCGGCCTGCGCGGCACCGACGACCTCGGCGAGGCCCTGACCGGCGACGCACTGCCCGACACCACCCCGTGGCGCGCCCACTTCCACGTCCCGCTGCACGCACCCCCCGCCGCACCCCTCACCTCGACCCTCCCCGTCCTCAAGGCCGCGCTGACCCGCCTCGTCGGCGGCACGCACCCGCTCACCCGGCACCTGGAGGTCGAGACCTACACCTGGCAGGCCCTGCCGCCCGAGCTGCGCCCCCGGACCCGCGCCCAGCTCGTCGACGGCATCGCCGCCGAACTCACCCTCGCCCGCGATCTGTTGACGGACCTGGGCCTCAAGGAGCTGCCGTGA